Proteins encoded by one window of Halichondria panicea chromosome 8, odHalPani1.1, whole genome shotgun sequence:
- the LOC135339681 gene encoding TBCC domain-containing protein 1-like, which yields MATLAPKMRDAATVLLWPNPVPLECGVIRNQSGASEKGTGTSKFTLFNLKKIYTYLKSKGKGAFPNLRYSVWLHIVKNKFGFTDDLAWLYFELFDVVSELPSEERVKVLQAANECTSDEETDTLRKKLSVDTSRFLLFLYVQSTPRLSLKGPSSTGDDWPSPEAERRHQRFPEAASLVFIKQYISEILQLLADTDEATRESYLSVESLSALEFLLCGCQQGAGRESLTALACKYSQDSGYNKTDDRFPVPSLEQWLRAHLTLNPYGPQTVYSQRKETRVTCFSSDGPGRLLANTHTAPQKCGTAVLGRLVNQTLAVDESGISGCDVHIRNCRRSTIYLLSPMRTVTLEKCSHCLLVLGAVKSVVTVSNCDTITVVAACRKVHISSSSLSTFHLLTMTRPLVFPSCFHLCLAPYNTSYPRLGDHLRGCGLSPSLHNHWDNPLLIGTDEDVSVVWERMPPESFRPLAIPFSMEGPTQENPCPLPPSFQTVLALRRETIKRWYDTVGSTQLTEDQRLQTAVRGNFQDWLSRNGYDKDIAALSIRDTPSPSKQLELTN from the exons CAAAGATGAGAGACGCCGCTACGGTGCTGCTGTGGCCTAACCCAGTGCCTCTAGAGTGTGGGGTTATCAGGAACCAGTCTGGAGCGAGTGAGAAGGGAACAGGGACCAGCAAGTTCACACTGTTT AACTTGAAGAAAATCTATACCTACCTCAAGAGCAAAGGCAAAGGAGCGTTCCCTAATCTGAG GTACTCTGTGTGGCTGCACATTGTCAAGAACAAGTTTGGTTTCACTGACGATCTCGCTTGGCT GTATTTTGAGCTGTTTGATGTGGTGAGTGAACTGCCTTCAGAGGAGAGGGTCAAAGTCCTCCAAGCAGCCAATGAATGCACCTCTGATGAGGAAACAG ATACACTCAGGAAGAAGTTGAGTGTGGACACAAGTCGTTTCCTTCTCTTCCTCTATGTTCAGAGCACTCCCAGACTCTCGTTGAAAGGCCCCTCCTCCACCGGCGATGATTGGCCATCCCCTGAAGCAGAGAGGAGGCATCAAAGATTCCCAGAGGCTGCTAGTCTGGTGTTTATTAAGCAGTACATCTCAGAGATACTGCAACTGCTGGCAGATACTG ATGAGGCTACCCGAGAGAGCTATTTGAGTGTGGAGAGTTTATCTGCTCTAGAGTTCCTTCTGTGTGGCTGTCAACAGGGCGCTGGGAGGGAGAGTCTGACAGCACTGGCCTGCAAGTATAGTCAGGACTCAGGATACAACAAG ACTGATGATAGATTTCCAGTACCCTCTCTGGAGCAATGGCTGAGAGCACACCTTACCCTCAACCCATACGGCCCTCAGACTGTCTACTCTCAGAGGAAGGAGACACGAGTGACTTGCTTCAGTAGCGATGGGCCTGGACGACTACTGgcgaacacacacactgcaccaCAAAA ATGTGGGACGGCAGTACTAGGTCGTCTGGTGAACCAAACCCTCGCTGTGGATGAGAGTGGTatcagtggctgtgacgttCACATCAGGAACTGTAGGAGGTCCACCATCTACCTCCTGTCACcaatgag GACGGTAACCTTGGAGAAGTGTTCTCATTGTCTGCTGGTGCTGGGGGCGGTGAAGAGTGTGGTTACCGTTAGCAACTGCGACACCATCACAGTGGTGGCAGCTTGCAGGAAAGTACACATCAG CTCAAGTTCATTGTCCACCTTCCACCTGCTCACGATGACGCGACCTCTTGTGTTCCCCTCATGCTTCCATTTATGTCTGGCCCCCTACAATACCTCCTACCCTCGTCTAGGGGACCACCTACGTGGGTGTGGTCTAAGCCCCTCCCTACACAACCACTGGGACAATCCACTACTCATTGGAACTG ATGAGGATGTGTCAGTGGTGTGGGAGAGGATGCCTCCAGAGAGCTTCAGACCTCTGGCCATCCCTTTTAGTATGGAGGGCCCCACTCAAGAGAACCCTTGTCCCCTACCACCATCCTTCCAGACCGTGCTAGCCCTCAGACGAGA GACTATCAAGAGGTGGTACGATACAGTCGGCAGTACCCAACTAACAGAGGATCAGAGACTCCAGACAGCGGTCAGAGGCAACTTCCAG GACTGGCTCTCAAGGAATGGTTACGACAAAGACATAGCTGCCCTCTCCATCAGGGACACCCCCAGCCCCTCCAAACAGTTAGAACTCACAAATTGA
- the LOC135339688 gene encoding dynein regulatory complex subunit 2-like, translated as MADKKLAKKLAKMSEEDRAAFLEEQKLQNQEMQKKKEEMLTRFLKEKLTKEEKATQLNMVKLQNQWRNIMRKSKTEDLRKDVDVMGKTFERVVDRKDAIIQSLAKDLEEAEEQYQVALRSHIQNLDQLIDFQEKRTKTLKDDYTKELDALKKEFDKEREFKVSHHEQEMKSLSDILYAMELKYNERESKAQHEFQSIMDELKNKNLEDTHALSAHRKSVVDELWQEFQKETKQYKDNTEERKLRFEALKKKDEESAKTIARQMRKLAKLQENISQLKQRMSINAKESGEKTKAIREDRETILEHFRELKHEMTISREGDRGKLTTLTLQSDTSMKELERRKQKGEKVLRVAEMCRKLETEEEKVLPFYAPSLSHEETQKVASVENEPGLEALAQVMHEYTALENFWRRYNKVLLDKLAQDREKLLLEDENTQLKALLKQYLDGISVNDEILSRSNPLFVVSSHTGAPSPMAVPLGDPRVKRKQRQTVNIVEAAHVVKNIA; from the exons atgGCGGACAAGAAGCTAGCCAAAAAACTGGCCAAGATGTCTGAAGAGGACAGGGCGGCGTTTCTAGAAGAGCAGAAACTCCAGAACCAAGAGATGCAAAAGAAGAAAGAAGAGATGCTTACACGGTTCCTCAAA GAAAAACTGACCAAAGAGGAGAAGGCGACACAACTAAACATGGTCAAGCTACAAAACCAATGGAGAAATATTATGCGAAAGT CCAAAACTGAAGATCTCCGTAAAGATGTTGATGTGATGGGTAAAACTTTTGAGAGGGTGGTAGACCGCAAAGACGCCATAATTCAGTCGTTGGCCAAGGATCTGGAGGAAGCAGAGGAACAGTATCAAGTGGCACTCAGATCACATATACAGAATCTTGACCAGCTCATAG ATTTTCAAGAGAAGAGGACCAAGACCCTCAAAGATGACTACACTAAAGAACTAGACGCTCTAAAGAAGGAATTTGACAAAGAGAG AGAGTTTAAAGTGAGCCACCATGAACAGGAGATGAAGAGCCTCAGTGATATACTCTATGCTATGGAGCTCAAATACAATGAACGAGAGTCCAAAGCACAGCATGAGTTTCAGAGCATTATGGATGAACTAAAAAACAAg AATCTCGAGGATACACATGCTCTGAGCGCTCACCGCAAGTCAGTGGTGGACGAGCTCTGGCAGGAGTTTCAGAAGGAAACCAAGCAGTACAAAGACAACACTGAGGAGAGGAAATTGAGGTTCGAGGCGCTAAAGAAAAAAGACGAAGAGTCAGCTAAAACCATAGCTCGGCAAATGAGAAAGTTAGCCAAACTCCAGGAAAATATTAGTCAACTGAAGCAGAGGATGTCTATCAACGCCAAGGAGAGTGGAGAGAAAACTAAAGCTATCAGAGAA GATCGTGAGACCATATTGGAGCACTTTCGGGAGCTGAAACACGAGATGACGATATCACGTGAGGGGGACAGAGGGAAACTGACCACGCTTACACTACAGAGCGATACCTCCATGAAGGAACTGGAGAGGAGGAAACAAAAG GGAGAGAAGGTCCTGAGAGTGGCTGAAATGTGTCGTAAGCTGGAGACAGAGGAAGAGAAGGTGCTACCTTTCTATGCCCCCTCACTCTCCCACGAGGAGACCCAAAAAGTGGCCAGTGTTGAGAATGAGCCAGGACTGGAGGCATTGGCTCAG GTGATGCATGAGTACACTGCATTAGAGAACTTCTGGCGACGTTACAACAAGGTGCTGTTGGACAAACTGGCACAGGACAGAGAGAAGTTATTACTAGAGGACGAGAATACACAACTCAAGGCACTGCTCAAGCAATACCTTGATG GTATTTCTGTGAATGATGAGATTCTGAGTCGATCCAATCCCTTGTTTGTGGTGAGCAGTCATACGGGTGCCCCCTCCCCAATGGCCGTCCCTCTCGGAGACCCCAGGGTTAAACGAAAGCAGAGACAAACTGTAAACATTGTAGAAGCAGCTCATGTAGTCAAAAATATTGCTTGA
- the LOC135339780 gene encoding aspartate dehydrogenase domain-containing protein-like: MDEASAAGSKQRRRRVGIIGFGQLGQYLYEEVCKQPGYEVVFIWNRSIEKMKDLVSEHLILRDLNDCSSRHPDLIVEVAHPSISAEYGMEFLKFADFMIGSPTALADATVYKSLLGAAQSEHGLYVPAGAFWGGQDIQKMANQGTLKGLTVTMKKHPSAFKLVGPLEEKLKTVLDKPLTLFKGPVRELCPLAPNNVNTMACAAIAAHNLGFDGVIGCLIADPNLESHVVEIEVVGPGQKGNNFSVKTVRNNPASAGAVTGKQTYGSFSSSLFGAVGKGKGVHLC; the protein is encoded by the exons ATGGATGAAGCAAGTGCTGCGGGCAGTAAGCAACGCCGCAGGAGAGTGGGGATAATAGGGTTTGGACAACTTG GTCAGTATCTGTATGAGGAGGTGTGCAAGCAGCCAGGCTATGAGGTGGTGTTTATATGGAATAGATCCATTGAGAAAATGAAAGATCTTGTTTCAGAGCATCTGATTCTCAGAGATCTTAATGACTGCTCGTCGAG ACATCCTGACCTGATAGTGGAAGTTGCCCATCCATCCATCAGTGCCGAGTACGGAATGGAATTTCTAAAGTTTGCCGATTTCATG ATTGGTTCTCCCACTGCCTTGGCTGATGCTACAGTCTACAAGAGTCTATTGGGAGCAGCTCAGTCTGAGCATGGTCTCTATGTACCTGCAGGGGCCTTCTGGGGTGGGCAAGACATCCAGAAAATGGCTAATCAAGGAACACTCAAA GGATTGACAGTTACAATGAAGAAGCATCCATCTGCATTTAAGTTGGTCGGTCCTTTGGAGGAAAAGCTGAAAACTGTACTAGACAAACCCCTCACCCTCTTCAAAG GGCCTGTGAGGGAGCTGTGTCCATTAGCTCCTAATAATGTCAACACGATGGCTTGTGCTGCCATTGCTGCCCACAACCTTGGTTTTGATGGTGTCATTGGATGCCTGATCGCTGACCCAAA CCTTGAGAGCCATGTTGTTGAGATAGAGGTGGTCGGCCCTGGACAAAAAGGAAATAACTTCTCAGTAAAGACAGTTCGCAATAATCCAGCCTCTGCTGGTGCTGTAACCGGGAAGCAAACGTATGGCTCCTTCTCAAGCAGCCTGTTTG GTGCAGTTGGGAAAGGCAAAGGAGTACATTTGTGTTAG
- the LOC135339690 gene encoding uncharacterized protein LOC135339690 isoform X2 has protein sequence MGAEQGRHRHHHHDKEDSGSQPATPQDSKATAKRATVTASIPPPPEHCDVLISCANNEDDIGLVKLVKAGLESASIPLYHVSNESPEAARAAALVLVDAKVLVFVASEGSSKCGKCQDQVSLAYISNKPIVVISKNAKDPTVQLFDVGMKLTLDSLRWVIFDKDEDTISKQFVQLVQEQLNPKERTRSPAPVEASVTPSTSVPGKVRLNTKLRAQSTLREIGGEELQQINTFWDRNFSDEDTVPWFKFQQAFLTDYESQLSGLLDEKNVPWLLEMLKNDIFSGADEITKLRFMEIRGDSRDKNAFWRVISQVAIEKFNMREVFNMNSTVRLTAIEKLAAFQNPAVVDALIRLLKDDDPNVRAVAAISLGRTGRADEKVVDDLIALLKDDDRIVRQSACLSLGTLKVVKAIPEIGKRWRNDFISVVRNAARTALENMNIPEAKEVLQVTKVLEDEIESLAGNQAAV, from the exons ATGGGTGCTGAACAAGGACGTCATCGACACCATCACCATGACAAGGAGGACTCTGGCAGCCAGCCTGCAACACCACAGGACTCCAAAG ctaCGGCCAAGCGTGCTACAGTGACCGCCTCTATACCACCTCCACCAGAGCACTGTGATGTCCTCATCTCTTGTGCCAACAACGAGGATGACATTGGGCTAGTTAAACTTGTCAAAG CTGGTTTGGAGAGTGCGTCCATCCCCCTCTACCATGTGTCCAATGAATCCCCTGAGGCAGCACGGGCAGCTGCCTTGGTCCTAGTGGATGCCAAG GTGCTTGTGTTTGTGGCGAGTGAGGGCTCATCAAAGTGTGGCAAATGTCAGGACCAGGTGTCTCTTGCGTACATCTCCAACAAACCCATCGTGGTCATCTCTAAAAATGCAAAGGACCCCACTGTTCAACTGTTTGATGTCGGAAT gaaGTTGACACTGGACTCTCTCCGCTGGGTCATATTTGACAAAGATGAGGATACAATAAGCAAGCAGTTTGTGCAGCTTGTACAAGAGCAGCTCAACCCCAAAGAG CGTACCCGATCACCAGCACCAGTAGAGGCATCTGTCACCCCCTCTACCAGTGTACCAGGAAAGGTCCGGCTCAATACTAAGCTACGCGCTCAGAGCACCCTCAGAGAAATTGGTGGAGAAGAACTCCAACAAATCAACACCTTCTGGGACCGTAACTTCTCTGACGAAGACACTGTGCCGTGGTTCAAGTTCCAACAAGCTTTCCTCACTGACTACGAATCTCAGCTATCAG GTCTTTTGGATGAGAAGAATGTACCATGGCTATTGGAGATGCTCAAGAATGACATATTCTCTGGAGCTGATGAGATCACCAAGCTGAGGTTCATGGAGATTAGGGGGGATTCCCGTGATAAGAATGCCTTCTGGCGAGTTATCAGTCAGGTTGCTATAGAGAAGTTCAACATGAGGGAAGTGTTCAACATGAACTCAACTGTTCGACTGACTGCTATTGAGAAACTAG CTGCCTTCCAGAACCCTGCTGTTGTGGACGCTCTCATTCGTCTGCTCAAGGATGACGACCCCAATGTACGAGCAGTGGCGGCCATTTCCCTGGGGCGAACAGGCCGTGCTGACGAGAAAGTAGTCGATGATCTCATTGCCCTGCTCAAAGATGACGATCGCATAGTGAGACAGAGTGCTTGTCTTAGTCTTGGAACACTCAAAGTGGTTAAGGCCATCCCAGAGATTGGGAAGCGCTG GAGGAATGACTTTATCTCTGTGGTGCGCAATGCCGCAAGGACAGCTCTGGAGAACATGAACATTCCTGAGGCCAAGGAGGTGCTCCAAGTCACCAAGGTCTTGGAGGATGAGATTGAATCTCTGGCAGGAAACCAAGCTGCTGTGTAA
- the LOC135339690 gene encoding uncharacterized protein LOC135339690 isoform X1, producing MGAEQGRHRHHHHDKEDSGSQPATPQDSKATAKRATVTASIPPPPEHCDVLISCANNEDDIGLVKLVKAGLESASIPLYHVSNESPEAARAAALVLVDAKVLVFVASEGSSKCGKCQDQVSLAYISNKPIVVISKNAKDPTVQLFDVGMKLTLDSLRWVIFDKDEDTISKQFVQLVQEQLNPKEVGGYLGTLITISTNTVPPPPIQRTRSPAPVEASVTPSTSVPGKVRLNTKLRAQSTLREIGGEELQQINTFWDRNFSDEDTVPWFKFQQAFLTDYESQLSGLLDEKNVPWLLEMLKNDIFSGADEITKLRFMEIRGDSRDKNAFWRVISQVAIEKFNMREVFNMNSTVRLTAIEKLAAFQNPAVVDALIRLLKDDDPNVRAVAAISLGRTGRADEKVVDDLIALLKDDDRIVRQSACLSLGTLKVVKAIPEIGKRWRNDFISVVRNAARTALENMNIPEAKEVLQVTKVLEDEIESLAGNQAAV from the exons ATGGGTGCTGAACAAGGACGTCATCGACACCATCACCATGACAAGGAGGACTCTGGCAGCCAGCCTGCAACACCACAGGACTCCAAAG ctaCGGCCAAGCGTGCTACAGTGACCGCCTCTATACCACCTCCACCAGAGCACTGTGATGTCCTCATCTCTTGTGCCAACAACGAGGATGACATTGGGCTAGTTAAACTTGTCAAAG CTGGTTTGGAGAGTGCGTCCATCCCCCTCTACCATGTGTCCAATGAATCCCCTGAGGCAGCACGGGCAGCTGCCTTGGTCCTAGTGGATGCCAAG GTGCTTGTGTTTGTGGCGAGTGAGGGCTCATCAAAGTGTGGCAAATGTCAGGACCAGGTGTCTCTTGCGTACATCTCCAACAAACCCATCGTGGTCATCTCTAAAAATGCAAAGGACCCCACTGTTCAACTGTTTGATGTCGGAAT gaaGTTGACACTGGACTCTCTCCGCTGGGTCATATTTGACAAAGATGAGGATACAATAAGCAAGCAGTTTGTGCAGCTTGTACAAGAGCAGCTCAACCCCAAAGAGGTGGGTGGATATCTCGGCACTTTAATTACTATTAGTACTAACACTGTtcctcccccccccatacaGCGTACCCGATCACCAGCACCAGTAGAGGCATCTGTCACCCCCTCTACCAGTGTACCAGGAAAGGTCCGGCTCAATACTAAGCTACGCGCTCAGAGCACCCTCAGAGAAATTGGTGGAGAAGAACTCCAACAAATCAACACCTTCTGGGACCGTAACTTCTCTGACGAAGACACTGTGCCGTGGTTCAAGTTCCAACAAGCTTTCCTCACTGACTACGAATCTCAGCTATCAG GTCTTTTGGATGAGAAGAATGTACCATGGCTATTGGAGATGCTCAAGAATGACATATTCTCTGGAGCTGATGAGATCACCAAGCTGAGGTTCATGGAGATTAGGGGGGATTCCCGTGATAAGAATGCCTTCTGGCGAGTTATCAGTCAGGTTGCTATAGAGAAGTTCAACATGAGGGAAGTGTTCAACATGAACTCAACTGTTCGACTGACTGCTATTGAGAAACTAG CTGCCTTCCAGAACCCTGCTGTTGTGGACGCTCTCATTCGTCTGCTCAAGGATGACGACCCCAATGTACGAGCAGTGGCGGCCATTTCCCTGGGGCGAACAGGCCGTGCTGACGAGAAAGTAGTCGATGATCTCATTGCCCTGCTCAAAGATGACGATCGCATAGTGAGACAGAGTGCTTGTCTTAGTCTTGGAACACTCAAAGTGGTTAAGGCCATCCCAGAGATTGGGAAGCGCTG GAGGAATGACTTTATCTCTGTGGTGCGCAATGCCGCAAGGACAGCTCTGGAGAACATGAACATTCCTGAGGCCAAGGAGGTGCTCCAAGTCACCAAGGTCTTGGAGGATGAGATTGAATCTCTGGCAGGAAACCAAGCTGCTGTGTAA
- the LOC135339788 gene encoding uncharacterized protein LOC135339788, which translates to MDEAQPPIVVTSTSSMPQEDTLSRDSTTAEGATTPILQGHVFKQSSHGIGSKIGLISFKKRYFVLFNGVLMYYRHQSSYEKDKHHGLKRGKKILLDNLYLTHCSLHTTSHCFTLHTPHTDNKRTLYLLAMTDRQSRNIWMEMLQQQNQQLDPPISETDGPLKPLPPYINMIRTLRTPSPVMRQRSPTPDQIHITELENYHYSAMHEIQEPTKLRRGTWSCHQPSGLLKTTDKGYKKSLSAGAVPPYKSRPGSSDSLANELQKSSE; encoded by the exons ATGGATGAAGCACAACCACCTATTGTAGTTACAAGTACAAGCAGCATGCCGCAGGAAGACACGCTGAGTAGAGACAGCACCACAGCAGAGGGTGCAACCACCCCTATCCTGCAAGGTCATGTCTTCAAGCAATCCAGTCATGGCATTGGCTCAAAGATTGGACTCATCTCATTCAAGAAGAGATATTTTGTTCTATTTAACGGAGTGCTCATGTATTACAGACACCAGTCGAGCTACGAGAAAGACAAGCACCATGGCTTG AAACGTGGCAAGAAGATCTTATTGGATAACCTGTACCTAACCCACTGCTCATTACATACCACAAGCCATTGCTTTACTCTCCATACGCCTCACACAGACAACAAGAGAAC GTTGTATCTACTGGCTATGACAGATCGCCAGTCACGGAATATTTGGATGGAGATGCTTCAACAACAGAACCAGCAGctagatccacctatcagtgAAACTGACGGACCTCTGAAACCCCTCCCACCTTACATCAACATGATACGAACGCTGAGAACACCCTCCCCTGTAATGAGACAAAGATCACCCACTCCTGATCAAATACACATCACAGAACTGGAAAACTATCACTACTCTGCTATGCATGAAATACAAGAACCGACTAAGCTAAGACGTGGAACCTGGAGCTGCCACCAACCCTCAGGGCTTCTCAAGACGACAGACAAAGGCTACAAGAAGTCGTTAAGTGCAGGGGCTGTCCCCCCTTACAAGTCTAGACCTGGTAGTAGTGACTCTCTGGCGAATGAGCTACAGAAATCGTCAGAATGA
- the LOC135339812 gene encoding uncharacterized protein LOC135339812, with translation MTHSPKPNKRSLLEKLDLTKPLYSGSMFKQSHIPPKSFNKRFFVLFPKVLVYYDTEKDFNRDVASKTLAHRHKAILTDHLYLSKPDKKPAGAKFCFILHAPHAHNERNDFLLVAETRESRRKWMDHLQEQNPHLKESDHHHRGSSSSGSHLAVPQARRLRADSMTPEPTEMDSDVQSMDISEARSDDES, from the exons ATGACCCACTCTCCCAAGCCTAACAAACGGAGCCTCCTGGAGAAGCTGGACCTCACCAAGCCTCTCTACTCTGGTAGCATGTTCAAACAGTCTCACATTCCACCCAAGAGCTTCAACAAGCGATTCTTTGTCCTCTTCCCCAAAGTCCTGGTCTACTACGATACAGAGAAAGACTTCAACAGAGACGTAGCCAGCAAGACTCTAGCG catcgACACAAGGCCATTCTCACTGACCATCTCTACCTGTCCAAACCTGACAAGAAACCAGCTGGAGCAAAGTTTTGTTTCATTCTCCACGCTCCCCACGCACACAACGAGAGAAA TGACTTCCTGCTAGTGGCGGAGACGAGAGAGTCACGACGAAAGTGGATGGACCACCTCCAGGAACAGAACCCCCACCTCAAGGAGAGCGATCATCACCACAGGGGGTCCTCATCATCTGGCTCTCATTTAGCT gttccTCAGGCTCGGAGGTTGAGGGCGGACAGCATGACTCCTGAACCAACTGAAATGGACTCCGATGTACAATCCATGGACATTTCCGAAGCACGTAGCGATGATGAAAGTTAA
- the LOC135339787 gene encoding sn-1-specific diacylglycerol lipase ABHD11-like isoform X2, whose translation MSAPVRLAHSVFGHASHAVGAPPLVILHGLFGSGKNWRSLADKLAANINRPVYTVDARNHGESPHTPDLSYDLMTSDLVHFCQSHNLEKIVLMGHSMGGKTAMLTALRQPLLVEKLVVLDSSPRAAPGTDSTLALLTALQQLDLSSVRNRREANAALKEAIPDTIVREFLLTNLSADPSTGRLQWRANLDAIGRYMETVKAGIPLGKEVQPFKGPTLFLGGKNSSYITSRDVPEIQRLFPGAQVEHIVGAGHWIHFEKPLEFLKYVTDFIIN comes from the exons AT GTCTGCCCCTGTTCGTTTGGCCCACTCAGTGTTTGGCCACGCCTCCCACGCGGTTGGAGCACCCCCTCTAGTGATACTACACGGCCTGTTTGGCTCTGGGAAAAACTGGAGATCCCTCGCTGATAAACTAGCTGCTAATATCAATAGGCCA gTGTACACAGTGGACGCTCGTAACCATGGCGAGAGCCCCCACACACCCGACTTGTCATATGACctcatgacctctgacctcgtGCATTTCTGTCAATCCCATAACCTCGAGAAAATTGTCCTCATGG gGCACAGTATGGGAGGTAAGACGGCAATGTTGACAGCACTGAGACAGCCTCTACTGGTGGAGAAACTGGTAGTCCTAGACTCCTCTCCCAGAGCAGCCCCAGGCACTGACTCCACTCTAGCACTACTCACTGCACTACAACAACTTGACCTCTCCTCAGTGCGGAACAGGAGGGAGGCAAACGCAGCTCTCAAGGAGGCCATACCA GATACGATTGTACGTGAGTTCCTCCTCACCAACTTATCGGCTGACCCCTCTACTGGTCGGCTGCAATGGAGGGCCAATCTCGACGCTATAGGACGCTACATGGAGACCGTGAAGGCTGGGATACCACTGGGAAAAGAGGTCCAACCTTTCAAGGGCCCAACTCTGTTCCTAGGGGGCAAGAACTCCAGTTACATTAC GTCGAGAGATGTTCCTGAGATCCAGCGACTGTTCCCAGGCGCTCAAGTGGAGCACATCGTTGGAGCTGGACATTGGATACACTTTGAGAAACCATTAGAATTCCTAAAATATGTCACAGATTTTATCATCAATTAg